Sequence from the Pseudomonas sp. 7SR1 genome:
AGGACATGCCCTTGCGTTGGGAAGGCGGCGAGCATATCCGCAGCCTTGCCCAGCGCCTTCGAGACATCAAGGACTACACGGCCACCGCGCCAGAGGGACTGAACGCGACATTGCGGCCTTATCAGCTCGAAGGCTTGAGCTGGATGCAATCGCTGCGGCAGCTGGAAGTCGGCGGCATCCTCGCGGACGACATGGGCCTGGGCAAGACCCTACAGACCCTGGCGCATATTCTCAGCGAAAAAAATGCCGGCCGCCTGGACCGGCCCTGCATGGTGGTAATGCCCACCAGCCTGATTCCCAACTGGCTCGACGAAGCAGCCCACTTCACACCGCAACTGAAGGTGCTGGCCCTGTATGGCGCCGGACGCAAGAAGCACTTCGATCGGCTGGCCGATTACGACCTGGTACTGACCACCTACGCGCTGCTACCCAAGGATGTCGAGCGCCTGGCGGCGCAATCGCTGCATGTACTGATCCTCGACGAAGCCCAGTACATCAAGAACCCCACCAGCAAAGCCGCCCAGGCCGCCCGAGAACTCAATGCCCGGCAGCGCCTGTGCCTGTCCGGCACGCCCCTGGAGAATCACTTGGGCGAGCTGTGGTCCCTGTTTCATTTCCTTCTGCCGGGGTGGCTGGGCGACGTCAAGAGCTTCAACCGCGATTACCGCGTGCCGATTGAAAAACGCGGCAGCGACGCGAGGCTCAAGCACCTCAATGGTCGGGTGAAACCCTTCCTGCTGCGCAGGACCAAAGAACAAGTGGCGACGGAACTGCCGCCCAAGACCGAGATCGTCCATTGGGTTGAACTCAGCGATGCCCAGCGGGACGTCTACGAAACCATGCGCCTGGCCATGGACAAGAAAGTCCGCGACGAGATCACCCGAAAAGGCGTGGCTCGCAGCCAGATCATCATCCTCGAGGCGTTGCTCAAGCTGCGCCAGGTGTGTTGCGATTTGCGCCTGATCAACGACGCCAACCTGCCCAGCAAGGGCAGCACCTCGGGCAAACTCGACAGCCTGATGGAAATGCTCGAAGAGTTGTTCGAAGAAGGCCGCCGGGTGCTGCTGTTTTCCCAGTTCACCTCGATGCTGGCGCTGATCGAGAGCGAGCTGAAAAAACGCGGGATCGATTACGCCATCCTGACCGGCCAGACCCGGGATCGGCGCACGCCCGTCAAGGAGTTCCAGAGCGGTAAGCGCCAGATCTTCCTGATCAGCCTGAAGGCTGGAGGCGTGGGCCTGAACCTGACCGAGGCCGATACCGTGATCCACTACGATCCGTGGTGGAACCCCGCCACCGAAAACCAGGCAACTGATCGCGCCTACCGCATCGGCCAGGAAAAACCGGTGTTCGTCTACAAGCTGATTGCCCGAGGCACAGTGGAAGAAAA
This genomic interval carries:
- a CDS encoding DEAD/DEAH box helicase, whose product is MPSPLSKPLAPSWVNRFKEQSLERGRRYAQENRIRIVEAGESTITASCEGSGGNVYRQTIRLKESAKGTLLLLEAACSCPVRINCKHCAAVLLQVQETLAYPAAEKDAQLLEKLQAVLDNRSPKAPPQVLVDNVQPVPRLWLASIEFSAFEPRNGKMQRYIQHRAALSFSYLDEYVSGQRNTDVLIRQETQTLRIKRQTDVEQSYREQLRILGFKVATRQSKALPESAGELYEMVNDSAWLTFTLNDLPKLRSQGWELQIDEDFGFDLTAVDDWYATVEQTPERDWFDLELGIIVNGERLSLLPILLNLMRSHIELFNPERLARRRDDELILVNLPNRPNSQFGPQQVALPYGRLKPVLATLGEFYLQEPGTTKLRLNNADALRLNPLQDMPLRWEGGEHIRSLAQRLRDIKDYTATAPEGLNATLRPYQLEGLSWMQSLRQLEVGGILADDMGLGKTLQTLAHILSEKNAGRLDRPCMVVMPTSLIPNWLDEAAHFTPQLKVLALYGAGRKKHFDRLADYDLVLTTYALLPKDVERLAAQSLHVLILDEAQYIKNPTSKAAQAARELNARQRLCLSGTPLENHLGELWSLFHFLLPGWLGDVKSFNRDYRVPIEKRGSDARLKHLNGRVKPFLLRRTKEQVATELPPKTEIVHWVELSDAQRDVYETMRLAMDKKVRDEITRKGVARSQIIILEALLKLRQVCCDLRLINDANLPSKGSTSGKLDSLMEMLEELFEEGRRVLLFSQFTSMLALIESELKKRGIDYAILTGQTRDRRTPVKEFQSGKRQIFLISLKAGGVGLNLTEADTVIHYDPWWNPATENQATDRAYRIGQEKPVFVYKLIARGTVEEKIQLLQKEKSDLAAGVLDGRVAGDWQLQSDDIEALFAPLPDKLEKR